From a single Senegalia massiliensis genomic region:
- a CDS encoding response regulator transcription factor: MIKVIIADDEKRILKLIEKLIQWEKLGLQIVGKANDGIEAIDLIKEKKPNIVITDIRMPGYDGLEMIERARNIDENLQFIIISGYEQFEYAKKAIEFGVKDYLLKPINKEKLIKTLINVKKHIKKNIDIEIIKKDVNLIRVSFLNNVLFKNEGLNNTNIYKINEKYHFSFIEKYFNVVLFKIDYNTKLYSDITVMNTKIVNIIKENLKLGVNECEIITNKNNIYLILNYKLKQLENIEILIQQVHQKIIEYIIGIKNFQVTIAYGSQVEKINDLNISFNSSNSLIEDRILYGKNRIYKYNEVLPIKKEVEDIFYIFFKRFIKYVEMLDYAKIEYSFMKFKQDISNMPLRGINLKDFFQELFKAYYLVLKNNKFKNNNLNKEHKEIKSIIDNSDSIDGLFSDSLQYLLEDINSITKKSFQNNMIEIIKAKEFIEKNYMENIKLEDVGNYIGFNPSYFSSVFKKETGTSFVEYLSMVRVEKAKELLKESDLKIQDISSMIGYNDSKYFTKTFIKYSGLKPNEYRKLFV; this comes from the coding sequence TTGATAAAAGTTATTATAGCGGATGATGAAAAAAGAATATTAAAACTCATAGAAAAATTAATCCAATGGGAAAAATTAGGTCTGCAAATTGTAGGAAAAGCTAATGATGGTATAGAAGCAATAGATCTTATAAAAGAAAAGAAACCAAATATAGTTATTACTGATATTCGTATGCCTGGTTATGATGGCTTAGAAATGATAGAAAGAGCAAGAAATATAGATGAAAATCTACAGTTTATTATTATAAGTGGATATGAACAATTTGAATATGCTAAAAAGGCAATAGAGTTTGGAGTAAAGGATTATTTATTGAAACCTATAAACAAGGAAAAGCTTATCAAAACATTAATTAATGTAAAAAAGCATATCAAAAAAAATATTGATATAGAAATTATAAAAAAAGATGTTAATTTAATAAGGGTATCTTTTTTAAATAATGTTCTTTTTAAAAATGAAGGACTAAATAATACTAATATATATAAAATTAATGAAAAATATCATTTTAGCTTTATAGAGAAGTATTTTAATGTTGTTTTATTTAAGATTGATTATAATACAAAACTATATAGTGATATAACTGTTATGAATACAAAAATAGTTAATATAATCAAAGAAAACTTAAAATTAGGTGTAAATGAATGTGAAATTATAACAAATAAAAACAATATATATTTAATATTAAATTATAAGTTAAAACAATTAGAAAATATTGAAATACTAATACAACAGGTGCATCAAAAAATAATTGAATATATTATTGGAATAAAGAATTTTCAAGTAACCATTGCATATGGGAGTCAAGTTGAGAAAATTAATGATTTAAATATTTCTTTCAATTCTTCTAATTCACTTATTGAAGATAGAATACTTTATGGTAAGAATAGGATATATAAGTATAATGAAGTATTACCTATAAAAAAAGAGGTAGAAGATATATTTTATATTTTTTTCAAAAGGTTTATAAAGTATGTGGAAATGTTAGATTATGCAAAGATTGAATATAGTTTTATGAAATTTAAACAAGATATAAGCAATATGCCTTTAAGAGGAATAAATTTAAAAGACTTTTTTCAGGAACTATTTAAAGCATATTATTTAGTTTTGAAAAATAATAAATTTAAAAATAATAATTTAAATAAAGAACATAAAGAGATTAAAAGCATTATTGATAATTCAGATTCAATAGACGGATTATTTAGTGATTCATTACAATATTTATTAGAAGATATAAATTCAATAACTAAAAAAAGCTTTCAAAATAATATGATAGAAATAATAAAAGCTAAAGAATTTATAGAAAAAAATTATATGGAAAATATAAAGTTAGAAGACGTAGGAAACTATATAGGGTTTAATCCAAGTTATTTTAGTAGTGTTTTTAAAAAAGAAACAGGCACTTCTTTTGTAGAATATCTTTCAATGGTAAGAGTAGAAAAAGCTAAAGAATTATTAAAGGAATCTGATCTTAAAATTCAAGATATATCTAGTATGATTGGATATAATGATTCTAAGTATTTTACCAAGACATTTATAAAATATAGTGGATTAAAACCAAATGAATATAGAAAACTATTCGTGTAG
- the yhfZ gene encoding GntR family transcriptional regulator YhfZ: protein MYIEERLDTMKQYKDKLMSKNGKVIISLAREMLTYYLDDRIKTIKEYSESYNTARGTIQSALKFLQEIKAVKLESRGHLGTYIVDVDYDKLWSVSDFNVIMGVMPLPYSKRYEGLATGFYKNFETRNIPFSLAFMRGSSKRIEALTLGRYNFAITSKLAARLEMRKTSNIEIAYEFGEESYVGRHVIVLRDKDKFEIEENMRVAIDTESIDQIILTSNECKDIDIEYIETPYNQILNKMNNNEIDAAIWNVDEIKEKNLEYNIVPMTNKEDSTKDDTIAVVVIRKDDKDFSNILNRFIDLYKVEQIQKKVMKDELIPIY from the coding sequence ATGTACATTGAAGAAAGGTTAGATACTATGAAGCAATATAAAGATAAATTAATGTCTAAAAATGGAAAAGTTATTATATCCCTTGCTAGAGAAATGTTAACTTATTACTTAGATGACAGAATAAAAACAATAAAAGAGTATTCCGAGTCTTACAATACTGCTAGAGGAACTATTCAATCTGCTTTAAAATTTCTTCAAGAAATTAAAGCAGTAAAATTAGAATCTAGAGGTCATTTAGGTACATATATAGTTGATGTAGATTATGATAAGCTATGGTCTGTTTCAGATTTCAATGTAATAATGGGTGTTATGCCTTTACCTTATTCTAAAAGATATGAAGGACTAGCTACTGGTTTTTATAAGAATTTTGAAACGAGGAATATACCTTTTAGTTTAGCTTTTATGAGAGGTTCAAGTAAAAGGATTGAAGCCTTAACTCTTGGAAGATATAATTTTGCTATTACTTCAAAGTTAGCTGCTAGGTTAGAGATGAGAAAGACTTCTAATATTGAAATAGCATATGAATTTGGAGAAGAAAGTTACGTTGGTAGACATGTAATAGTTTTAAGAGATAAAGATAAATTTGAGATAGAAGAAAATATGAGGGTAGCAATAGATACAGAATCTATTGATCAAATTATATTAACATCTAATGAATGTAAAGATATAGATATAGAATATATAGAAACCCCTTATAATCAGATATTAAATAAGATGAATAATAATGAAATTGATGCAGCTATTTGGAATGTTGATGAAATAAAAGAAAAAAATCTAGAATATAATATAGTACCTATGACTAATAAAGAGGATTCAACTAAAGATGATACTATTGCAGTAGTAGTAATAAGAAAAGATGATAAAGATTTTAGTAATATTTTAAATAGATTTATAGACCTTTACAAAGTAGAACAGATACAAAAAAAGGTAATGAAAGATGAATTAATACCAATTTATTAA
- a CDS encoding DUF2620 domain-containing protein: MVKFVVGGQVEKQNIADLIKEVGGEDVEVTVKSDLQAANDVKSGKADYYLGACHTGGGGALSMAIALLTRAKTATISMPGKPPKEENIINAVNEGKLAFGFTGDHYEKAVPIIVREILKK, encoded by the coding sequence ATGGTTAAATTTGTAGTTGGAGGACAAGTAGAAAAGCAAAATATTGCTGATCTAATAAAAGAAGTTGGAGGTGAAGATGTAGAAGTAACTGTAAAGTCAGATTTACAAGCGGCTAATGATGTTAAGTCTGGTAAAGCAGATTATTATTTAGGTGCTTGCCATACTGGCGGCGGTGGAGCACTTAGCATGGCTATAGCTTTACTTACTAGAGCTAAAACTGCAACAATATCTATGCCTGGTAAACCGCCTAAAGAAGAAAACATTATAAATGCTGTAAATGAAGGAAAATTAGCATTCGGTTTCACAGGAGATCATTATGAAAAGGCAGTCCCTATAATTGTAAGAGAGATTTTAAAAAAATAA
- a CDS encoding YhfT family protein, producing MKIVIISLIGALASIMANKGIAVFNDGLRPIVPEHIEGRMSRKELAATSFAMSFGLVIGFGIPFSLTASILLIHSILLGTDIIGTFSPDGKKGLAISGIVGALYGAGILLGLESVVKAFEMLPVNFMGSLGEVGAPIVIAFAAFPALATGYQYGAKKGLINLGFSMLARQIAIVVSPLAIGAVSINVNPEGSALIVGMIILIIYAVREKSDEEAVDLVSVFSERVKRIKKNVPYLIVMGALVAAATSLNLMAGDPISLNLLSEGKNIDAGFAALARGIGFIPLIASTAIATGVYGPIGMTFVFVVGLFIANPFVSAILGGLVIGIEVLFLDKISKLLDKFPGVRKSGDNIRTAMSKLLEIALLVGGMNAANAIAPGIGFFVVIGLYILNEIAGKPVVKMAVGPISAILVGVLANILSIIGLFTPPA from the coding sequence ATGAAAATAGTAATAATATCATTAATCGGTGCTTTAGCTTCTATAATGGCTAACAAAGGTATAGCAGTATTTAATGATGGATTAAGACCTATAGTTCCAGAACATATTGAAGGAAGAATGAGTAGAAAAGAACTTGCAGCTACTTCATTTGCTATGAGTTTTGGATTAGTTATAGGATTTGGAATTCCATTCTCATTAACAGCAAGCATTCTTTTAATACATTCAATATTATTAGGTACAGATATAATTGGTACTTTTTCACCAGATGGAAAAAAAGGTTTAGCAATATCAGGAATAGTGGGTGCTCTTTATGGAGCAGGAATATTACTTGGCTTAGAAAGTGTAGTTAAGGCATTTGAAATGTTACCAGTGAATTTTATGGGAAGTTTAGGTGAAGTTGGAGCTCCAATAGTAATAGCATTTGCAGCATTCCCAGCTCTTGCTACTGGATATCAATATGGAGCTAAAAAAGGTTTAATAAACTTAGGTTTTTCTATGTTAGCAAGACAAATTGCTATAGTTGTAAGTCCCCTTGCAATAGGAGCAGTTTCAATAAATGTTAACCCTGAGGGTTCAGCACTAATTGTAGGTATGATTATATTAATTATTTATGCAGTAAGGGAAAAATCAGATGAAGAAGCTGTAGATTTAGTATCAGTATTTTCAGAAAGAGTAAAAAGAATAAAGAAAAATGTACCATATTTAATAGTTATGGGTGCACTTGTAGCAGCTGCTACTTCTTTAAATTTAATGGCAGGAGATCCTATATCTCTTAATTTATTATCAGAAGGTAAGAACATAGATGCAGGCTTTGCAGCTTTAGCTAGAGGTATTGGTTTTATACCATTAATAGCATCTACTGCAATAGCAACAGGTGTATATGGTCCTATAGGAATGACTTTTGTATTTGTTGTAGGATTATTTATAGCAAATCCATTTGTATCAGCAATTCTTGGTGGACTTGTTATTGGAATAGAAGTATTATTCTTAGATAAAATTTCTAAGTTATTAGATAAATTCCCAGGTGTTAGAAAGTCTGGAGACAATATACGTACTGCAATGTCAAAATTACTTGAAATTGCACTATTAGTTGGAGGTATGAATGCAGCTAATGCAATAGCTCCTGGTATCGGTTTCTTTGTAGTTATAGGTCTTTATATATTAAATGAAATAGCAGGTAAACCAGTAGTTAAAATGGCTGTAGGTCCTATATCAGCAATATTAGTTGGAGTACTTGCAAATATCCTTTCAATTATAGGGTTATTTACTCCACCAGCATAA
- a CDS encoding phosphopentomutase: MKKRAIILILDSLGVGYMDDVKETRPQDIGANTFKHILDNAKNIEIPNLEKLGINKIVKHNRLKKTKNTASYGKLNLKHYGADSYAGHQEIMGTDPKKPLMKPFVYYIDKVKSDLEDEGYKVQIPNKEKPYILVNELVVVADNIETDYGQIYNISAPLDYISFDEVMEIGKIVRRNVEVNRVIALGGRDVKPEQLIDSIEQREDGLVGVNSPKSGVYKSDYHARHMGYGVDPEKQISSILSNSGKEVTLIGKMQDVIECSDSAKVPAVDTELVMEKILVSLDNMNEGLISATVQETDLRGHAQDVEGYAEKIMIVDKYLESILEKMTDEDILFISADHGNDPTSDNSQHTREKTFLLVYGKNIKSVNIGERKTLSDISATIADHFKVNKPENGESFYDMLVE, translated from the coding sequence TTGAAAAAAAGAGCAATAATATTAATATTAGATAGCTTAGGTGTTGGATATATGGATGATGTAAAAGAAACTAGACCTCAAGATATAGGTGCAAATACTTTTAAGCATATATTAGATAATGCTAAAAATATAGAAATACCTAATTTAGAAAAGCTAGGCATAAATAAGATAGTAAAGCATAATAGACTTAAGAAAACTAAAAATACAGCTAGTTATGGTAAATTAAATCTTAAACACTATGGAGCCGATAGTTATGCAGGACATCAAGAAATTATGGGAACTGATCCAAAAAAACCTTTAATGAAACCTTTTGTATACTATATAGACAAAGTAAAATCAGATTTAGAAGATGAAGGATATAAGGTTCAAATACCAAATAAAGAAAAACCATATATATTGGTAAATGAATTAGTAGTGGTTGCCGATAATATAGAAACAGATTATGGTCAGATATATAATATAAGTGCTCCACTTGATTATATATCCTTTGACGAAGTTATGGAAATTGGAAAGATTGTAAGAAGAAATGTAGAAGTGAATAGAGTTATAGCTCTAGGTGGTAGAGATGTAAAGCCAGAACAATTAATTGACAGTATAGAGCAAAGAGAAGATGGTTTAGTTGGAGTTAATTCTCCTAAATCGGGAGTTTATAAATCAGATTATCATGCAAGGCATATGGGATATGGTGTTGACCCTGAAAAACAAATTTCATCTATATTATCAAATTCAGGTAAAGAAGTTACTTTGATTGGTAAAATGCAAGATGTGATTGAATGTAGTGATTCAGCTAAAGTACCTGCAGTTGATACAGAACTAGTAATGGAAAAAATATTAGTTAGTCTTGATAATATGAATGAAGGATTAATATCAGCTACAGTTCAAGAAACAGATTTAAGGGGACATGCACAGGATGTAGAAGGATATGCTGAAAAGATAATGATTGTAGATAAATATTTAGAAAGCATATTAGAAAAAATGACTGATGAAGATATTTTATTTATAAGTGCAGATCATGGAAATGACCCTACAAGTGATAATAGTCAACATACTAGAGAAAAGACATTTTTATTGGTATATGGTAAAAATATAAAAAGTGTTAATATAGGTGAAAGAAAAACCCTCTCAGATATATCAGCTACAATAGCAGATCATTTTAAGGTAAATAAACCTGAGAATGGTGAAAGTTTTTATGATATGTTAGTTGAGTGA
- a CDS encoding phosphotriesterase family protein, which yields MSIITVNGEIDKNSLGSTYIHEHLSVDLSAHKKDPDTNFDDVESLIDEIKNIKSKGIDSIVEVTNRGMGRNIEVMKRVSDETGINVIASTGFYKEPFLPSYVYEMEEKELSKLLIKDLTEGIDNTDIKAHVIGEIGTSKDTMTDMEHKIFRVAARAHLETGRVFSTHTTLGTYAIKQIEFMKKHNIDLSKVVIGHLDLNCDSDYHLRIADNGCYLAFDTIGKNNYEKDEKRVKYIKNLIDRGHLNQIVLSQDITRKSHLKINGGIGYDHLIDNFIPKLLEAGITQAQIDKMLKENPRELLDI from the coding sequence ATGAGTATAATAACTGTAAATGGAGAGATAGATAAAAATAGCTTAGGGTCAACTTATATACATGAGCATTTAAGTGTAGATTTATCAGCTCATAAAAAAGATCCTGATACTAATTTTGATGATGTGGAATCATTGATTGATGAGATTAAAAATATAAAAAGTAAAGGCATAGATAGTATTGTAGAAGTTACAAATAGAGGCATGGGAAGAAATATAGAAGTAATGAAAAGAGTATCAGATGAAACTGGAATTAATGTCATAGCTAGTACAGGATTTTATAAAGAACCTTTCTTGCCATCATATGTATATGAAATGGAAGAAAAAGAGTTAAGTAAGCTTTTAATAAAAGATCTTACAGAAGGAATAGATAATACTGATATTAAAGCACATGTAATAGGTGAAATTGGTACTAGTAAGGATACTATGACAGATATGGAACATAAAATATTTAGAGTAGCAGCTAGAGCCCATCTTGAAACTGGTAGAGTTTTCTCTACTCATACTACATTAGGCACCTATGCTATAAAACAAATAGAGTTTATGAAAAAACACAATATTGATCTTAGTAAAGTAGTTATAGGCCATTTAGATTTAAACTGTGACTCTGATTATCATCTAAGAATTGCTGATAATGGATGCTATTTAGCTTTTGATACAATAGGAAAAAATAATTATGAGAAAGATGAGAAACGTGTTAAATATATAAAGAATTTAATAGATAGAGGACATTTAAATCAAATAGTACTTTCTCAAGATATAACTAGAAAATCTCATTTAAAAATAAATGGTGGTATTGGTTATGATCATTTGATAGATAATTTTATACCAAAACTTTTAGAGGCAGGAATAACACAAGCTCAAATTGATAAAATGTTAAAAGAAAATCCACGTGAATTATTGGATATATAG
- a CDS encoding amidase family protein, producing the protein MDETQKNILLQMNKISKAMLKAKEELNKSVVYQRKGVLDQAVITLEKNPNSNLTLFGIKNTGEIGIEMATKLENEVGYFFHTIDKMSERGRAIDIDLINPLTGRVMTGSSSGGCVNILKGINDLAIGTDGGGSVLAPAISTSLFSIMAKGMGLKGNSIKSSTDNIKFTPGIGVISHNYNMCKKALNALVDKNHNINSNRKIRVLVPKKNSIILPNGNDMREDLEGVINLIKEYVEIVEKDFTGLEDRHSSISFCNKMFDEEDIDIILSVEGPIDLYGLGDSVLGTWGEVGSKIQNDSGKYLLKIANMINATAVSIPTSELGMGVLIMAKEGLENGEIAIELGDKIRRLYDRPELYNRYFIEDYKSKSLDFI; encoded by the coding sequence ATGGATGAAACACAAAAAAATATATTATTACAAATGAATAAAATTAGTAAAGCTATGTTAAAAGCAAAAGAAGAACTAAACAAAAGTGTAGTGTATCAAAGAAAAGGTGTTCTGGATCAAGCTGTAATTACTCTTGAAAAAAATCCTAATAGTAATTTAACATTATTTGGCATCAAAAATACAGGTGAAATTGGAATTGAGATGGCAACGAAATTAGAAAATGAAGTTGGATATTTTTTTCATACTATAGATAAAATGTCTGAAAGAGGAAGGGCTATAGATATAGACTTAATTAATCCATTGACGGGAAGAGTAATGACAGGTTCATCTAGTGGGGGTTGTGTCAATATATTAAAGGGGATAAATGATTTAGCTATAGGCACTGATGGAGGTGGTTCTGTTTTAGCTCCTGCTATAAGTACTAGTCTTTTTTCAATTATGGCAAAAGGAATGGGGTTAAAAGGAAATAGCATCAAATCTTCAACTGATAATATAAAATTTACTCCTGGTATAGGAGTAATATCTCATAATTATAATATGTGTAAAAAAGCTTTAAATGCACTTGTAGATAAAAATCATAATATAAATAGTAATAGAAAAATTAGAGTTCTTGTTCCAAAGAAGAATTCTATAATTCTTCCTAATGGTAATGATATGAGAGAGGATTTAGAAGGAGTAATAAATCTAATAAAAGAGTATGTAGAAATTGTGGAAAAAGATTTTACTGGTTTAGAAGATAGACATTCTTCAATTTCTTTCTGTAATAAAATGTTTGATGAAGAGGATATAGATATTATTTTATCTGTAGAAGGACCAATAGATTTATATGGACTAGGTGATTCAGTATTAGGTACATGGGGAGAAGTTGGATCTAAAATACAAAATGACTCTGGTAAATATTTATTGAAAATAGCTAATATGATTAATGCTACAGCTGTAAGTATACCTACTTCTGAGTTAGGTATGGGAGTTCTTATTATGGCTAAGGAAGGTTTAGAAAATGGTGAAATTGCTATAGAGTTGGGAGATAAAATAAGAAGATTATATGATAGACCAGAATTATATAATAGATATTTTATTGAAGATTACAAAAGCAAAAGTCTAGATTTTATATAA
- a CDS encoding PRD domain-containing protein: protein MDSLLKQRLELLEQASEIDSDIKNTVIEFADKFEKKYSLEMTEDNSSMLITHLAMALSRIKKGEIVEAMDSLALDEIKQCKIYNDLPEFYNDIEERLNIILPQSEKDFIALHACTLVLK, encoded by the coding sequence ATGGATAGTTTATTGAAACAAAGACTTGAACTTTTAGAACAGGCTAGTGAAATAGATAGTGATATAAAAAATACTGTTATAGAGTTTGCTGACAAATTTGAAAAGAAATATTCTTTAGAAATGACTGAAGATAACTCTTCAATGTTAATAACTCATTTAGCTATGGCATTATCTAGAATTAAAAAAGGTGAGATAGTAGAAGCAATGGATAGCTTAGCTTTAGATGAGATTAAACAATGCAAAATTTATAATGATTTACCTGAGTTTTATAATGATATTGAGGAAAGATTAAATATAATTTTACCTCAATCAGAAAAGGATTTTATAGCACTTCATGCATGTACTTTAGTACTAAAATAA
- a CDS encoding YhfX family PLP-dependent enzyme — MTIKRNENLIKSAIDLHKNGLIKPNSYVLDIDSIRENASKLAKKAKELDIELYMMTKQIGRNPKIAEIIAESGIKKAVAVDPWEAIRLAESGVKLGNVGHLVQIPTSMIRQILSYNPEVITVFTLDKAIEISEQAIKLGMVQDILLKVVGENDRLYPGQIGGFKEKELITYADKIKKLKGVNIAGVTAFPCFLYNYEADKIEPTKNAHTAIRCANMLKEKLDIKIKQVNIPSANTIASLSLLKDMGGTHGEPGHALTGTTPLHGDNILEEKPAMVYVSEISHCFDDKAYVYGGGFYRRSRMKNAMVGKDFEKMKENIFEIEEINPEAIDYYGTLKLGNKSVEVGDTVIYSFRTQIFVTRSEVVLVEGIQKNNPKVIGVYDSQGNKIR, encoded by the coding sequence ATGACAATAAAAAGAAATGAAAACTTAATAAAATCTGCAATAGACCTTCATAAAAATGGTCTAATTAAACCTAATTCATATGTATTAGATATAGATTCTATAAGAGAAAATGCATCTAAATTAGCTAAAAAAGCAAAAGAATTAGATATAGAGTTATATATGATGACAAAACAAATAGGTAGGAACCCTAAAATCGCTGAAATAATAGCAGAAAGTGGTATCAAAAAAGCTGTAGCTGTAGACCCATGGGAGGCTATAAGATTAGCAGAATCTGGAGTAAAACTTGGAAATGTAGGGCATTTGGTGCAAATACCTACTAGTATGATTAGACAAATTCTATCTTATAATCCTGAGGTAATAACAGTATTTACATTAGATAAAGCAATAGAAATTTCAGAACAAGCTATAAAATTAGGAATGGTTCAAGATATATTATTAAAGGTAGTAGGAGAAAATGATAGATTATATCCAGGACAAATAGGTGGATTTAAAGAAAAAGAACTTATAACATATGCAGATAAAATAAAAAAGTTAAAGGGAGTAAATATAGCAGGAGTTACTGCTTTTCCATGTTTTTTATATAATTATGAAGCGGACAAAATAGAACCTACAAAGAATGCTCATACAGCTATAAGATGTGCAAATATGTTAAAAGAAAAATTAGATATCAAAATAAAGCAAGTAAATATTCCTAGTGCTAATACTATAGCTTCATTATCATTATTAAAAGACATGGGAGGCACTCATGGAGAACCTGGTCATGCATTAACAGGTACTACACCTCTTCATGGTGACAATATATTAGAAGAAAAGCCTGCTATGGTCTATGTAAGTGAAATATCACATTGTTTTGATGATAAGGCATATGTATATGGTGGTGGATTTTATAGAAGATCTAGAATGAAAAATGCTATGGTAGGTAAAGATTTTGAAAAGATGAAAGAGAATATATTTGAAATAGAAGAAATTAATCCTGAGGCTATAGATTATTATGGGACGTTAAAACTTGGAAATAAAAGTGTAGAAGTAGGAGATACAGTAATATATTCTTTTAGAACACAAATATTTGTAACAAGAAGTGAAGTAGTTTTAGTTGAAGGTATACAAAAAAACAATCCTAAAGTTATTGGAGTTTATGATAGTCAAGGAAATAAAATACGATAA
- a CDS encoding aminotransferase class V-fold PLP-dependent enzyme — MKAYPIETINIDKAKEKQFKLVDIIHKHFDGYEFLENGDMGVVPGVGGPKYTRKVESVLADFFGSEDAVLVRGSGTGAIRNVMNTVLKPNQKILIHDAPIYPTTKVIIDSMGIETIKVNFNNILEEDEEKIRNIDFALVQHSRQKLDDSYNLEDVINKIKKVNKDINILVDDNYVVMKADKIGVELGASASAFSLFKLLGPAGIGCVVGNTEIIEKIRNINYSGGSQVQGYEAMDALRSLVYAPVSLAIQAEEGNKIIDTLNSGKIKGVKSSLIANAQSRVILVEFDEPIAKKVLEYSSKLGAAPYPIGAESRYEVTAMFYRVSGTFLKSNPKLEDYMIRINPMRSGSKTVLRVLEQAIEMALQRGDN; from the coding sequence ATGAAAGCATATCCTATAGAGACTATAAATATAGATAAGGCAAAAGAAAAACAATTTAAACTAGTTGATATAATCCATAAACATTTTGATGGTTATGAATTTCTCGAAAATGGAGATATGGGTGTAGTGCCAGGTGTAGGTGGTCCAAAATATACTAGAAAAGTAGAAAGTGTATTAGCAGATTTTTTTGGCTCAGAAGATGCTGTTTTAGTTCGTGGCTCAGGTACTGGAGCTATAAGAAATGTAATGAATACAGTATTAAAACCTAATCAAAAAATATTAATTCATGATGCACCAATATATCCAACTACAAAAGTAATAATTGATAGTATGGGAATTGAAACTATTAAAGTTAATTTTAATAATATTTTAGAAGAAGATGAAGAAAAAATTAGAAATATAGATTTTGCTTTAGTTCAACATTCAAGACAAAAATTAGATGATAGCTATAATTTAGAAGATGTAATAAATAAAATTAAAAAGGTTAATAAAGATATAAATATATTAGTAGATGATAATTATGTTGTAATGAAAGCTGATAAAATAGGCGTAGAACTTGGAGCAAGTGCAAGTGCTTTTTCATTATTCAAATTATTAGGACCAGCAGGAATAGGTTGTGTTGTTGGTAATACAGAAATAATAGAGAAAATAAGGAATATTAACTATTCTGGAGGTAGTCAAGTTCAAGGATATGAAGCTATGGATGCTTTAAGGTCATTAGTATATGCACCTGTTTCACTAGCAATTCAAGCTGAAGAAGGAAATAAAATTATAGATACATTAAATTCAGGAAAAATTAAAGGGGTAAAATCTTCTCTTATTGCAAATGCACAATCAAGGGTTATATTAGTTGAGTTCGATGAACCTATAGCAAAAAAAGTTTTAGAATATAGTTCAAAACTAGGGGCAGCTCCTTACCCAATTGGAGCTGAATCTAGATATGAAGTTACTGCTATGTTTTATAGAGTTTCTGGGACATTTTTGAAATCTAATCCTAAGTTAGAAGATTATATGATACGTATAAATCCAATGAGATCAGGTTCAAAAACTGTTCTTAGAGTATTAGAGCAAGCTATAGAAATGGCCCTTCAAAGAGGTGATAATTAG
- a CDS encoding cold-shock protein has translation MNGTVKWFNAEKGFGFITGEDGKDIFAHFSQIQKDGFKTLEEGQEVEFDVVEGQKGLQAENIVTK, from the coding sequence ATGAATGGTACAGTAAAATGGTTTAACGCAGAAAAAGGATTTGGATTTATCACAGGAGAAGACGGAAAAGATATATTCGCTCACTTTTCTCAAATTCAAAAAGATGGTTTCAAAACTTTAGAAGAAGGTCAAGAAGTAGAATTTGACGTAGTTGAAGGACAAAAAGGTCTTCAAGCAGAAAATATCGTTACTAAATAA